A window of the Myxococcus virescens genome harbors these coding sequences:
- a CDS encoding DUF429 domain-containing protein, protein MRFLGWDLTDPYARVARPVDVAEVDARGQVRFSELRWPIPSKALGFTPELLRSSFPLNPEDVLVIDGPQALARPGASVREAERCLRAPGRTPDVLPEPGRPFAGFVRGGVLLFAALHARGGHPLLDVDTDSLEEARLFEAFPGATWRALSVEKLGKKTSHAGRTRRQAVLEARGLRFPPGLLPTHDQLDAALCAWLGWLTRKAPARVTAVGAPLTVDAQGWLREGRILDVRSSDTPTSSPQ, encoded by the coding sequence ATGCGCTTCCTGGGCTGGGATTTGACGGACCCGTACGCACGCGTTGCCCGGCCCGTGGACGTGGCGGAGGTGGATGCCCGGGGGCAGGTGCGCTTCTCCGAGCTTCGGTGGCCCATCCCCTCCAAGGCGCTCGGCTTCACCCCCGAGCTGCTGCGCTCGTCATTTCCTTTGAACCCGGAGGATGTGCTCGTCATCGATGGACCCCAGGCGCTGGCCCGGCCAGGAGCCTCCGTGCGCGAAGCGGAGCGATGCCTGCGCGCGCCGGGACGCACGCCCGACGTGCTACCCGAGCCTGGACGTCCCTTCGCCGGCTTCGTCCGGGGCGGAGTGCTGCTGTTCGCGGCGCTGCATGCGCGGGGTGGGCATCCCCTGTTGGACGTGGACACGGACTCGCTGGAGGAGGCCCGCCTCTTCGAGGCCTTCCCCGGCGCGACGTGGCGCGCGCTGTCTGTGGAGAAGTTGGGGAAGAAGACGTCTCACGCGGGACGGACGCGAAGACAGGCGGTGCTGGAGGCGCGGGGCCTGCGCTTCCCACCGGGCCTGCTTCCCACCCATGACCAGTTGGACGCAGCGCTGTGCGCGTGGCTCGGGTGGCTCACGCGCAAGGCGCCCGCGCGCGTCACCGCCGTGGGCGCACCGCTCACCGTGGATGCCCAGGGCTGGCTGCGCGAGGGCCGCATCCTCGACGTGCGGTCTTCCGATACGCCCACAAGTTCTCCACAGTGA